One part of the Humulus lupulus chromosome 9, drHumLupu1.1, whole genome shotgun sequence genome encodes these proteins:
- the LOC133800968 gene encoding uncharacterized protein LOC133800968 isoform X2, with the protein MITPPEPQVPPTMHEFVSPWDNDYHKKINIPSHVFGYNTIATLFKNDVTQFCNMDKIGQSPMILYLRLLDDILHINGLDHLYAFQHPSEVSVGHENKRAQALKDRFIQMGKKQFLICPWNNNEHWMLLLFQPYSHSMAFLDPINLQLCIEIKNIVRLAFTLYDMEKGKRVISLKYYSPKCRQQPKTTECGIYCMKYARDLISQQRTRAYLSNNFNSDLPYTNAKLNEVQEEWTKYILPQLAK; encoded by the exons ATGATTACTCCACCAGAACCACAAGTTCCGCCAACTATGCATGAG TTTGTATCACCATGGGATAATGACTACCACAAGAAGATTAATATCCCATCGCATGTTTTTGGATACAACACGATTGCTACGCTTTTCAAGAATGATGTGACGCAATTTTGCAACATGGACAAGATTGGGCAAAGTCCAATGATATTGTATTTGAG GTTGCTGGATGATATACTACATATCAATGGGTTGGATCATTTGTACGCATTTCAGCATCCAAGTGAAGTTAGTGTAGGTCATGAGAATAAGCGTGCCCAAGCACTTAAAGATCGATTCATTCAAATGGGCAAGAAGCAGTTCCTTATTTGTCCCTGGAATAACAA tgaacattggatgttattGCTATTTCAACCTTACTCACATTCAATGGCGTTCTTGGATCCCATTAACCTTCAATTATGCATtgagattaaaaatatagttaggct TGCTTTCACGCTATATGATATGGAAAAAGGAAAAAGAGTTATAAGTCTAAAGTATTATAGTCCAAAA TGCCGACAACAACCAAAAACCACAGAGTGCGGTATCTACTGCATGAAGTATGCTAGGGATCTCATTTCACAACAAAGAACCAGAGCATATCTATCGAATAAT TTCAATTCAGATTTACCATATACTAACGCTAAACTTAATGAAGTTCAAGAAGAGTGGACAAAATATATTCTACCGCAACTCGCTAAATGA
- the LOC133800968 gene encoding uncharacterized protein LOC133800968 isoform X1 — protein sequence MLMLNNFTIVEPLTQELVSISHNDSASMSSNLTSLLKFVSPWDNDYHKKINIPSHVFGYNTIATLFKNDVTQFCNMDKIGQSPMILYLRLLDDILHINGLDHLYAFQHPSEVSVGHENKRAQALKDRFIQMGKKQFLICPWNNNEHWMLLLFQPYSHSMAFLDPINLQLCIEIKNIVRLAFTLYDMEKGKRVISLKYYSPKCRQQPKTTECGIYCMKYARDLISQQRTRAYLSNNFNSDLPYTNAKLNEVQEEWTKYILPQLAK from the exons ATGTTAATGCTTAATAATTTCACTATTGTAGAGCCATTGACACAGGAGCTAGTGTCAATCTCTCACAATGATTCGGCATCTATGTCAAGCAATTTGACCTCTTTATTGAAGTTTGTATCACCATGGGATAATGACTACCACAAGAAGATTAATATCCCATCGCATGTTTTTGGATACAACACGATTGCTACGCTTTTCAAGAATGATGTGACGCAATTTTGCAACATGGACAAGATTGGGCAAAGTCCAATGATATTGTATTTGAG GTTGCTGGATGATATACTACATATCAATGGGTTGGATCATTTGTACGCATTTCAGCATCCAAGTGAAGTTAGTGTAGGTCATGAGAATAAGCGTGCCCAAGCACTTAAAGATCGATTCATTCAAATGGGCAAGAAGCAGTTCCTTATTTGTCCCTGGAATAACAA tgaacattggatgttattGCTATTTCAACCTTACTCACATTCAATGGCGTTCTTGGATCCCATTAACCTTCAATTATGCATtgagattaaaaatatagttaggct TGCTTTCACGCTATATGATATGGAAAAAGGAAAAAGAGTTATAAGTCTAAAGTATTATAGTCCAAAA TGCCGACAACAACCAAAAACCACAGAGTGCGGTATCTACTGCATGAAGTATGCTAGGGATCTCATTTCACAACAAAGAACCAGAGCATATCTATCGAATAAT TTCAATTCAGATTTACCATATACTAACGCTAAACTTAATGAAGTTCAAGAAGAGTGGACAAAATATATTCTACCGCAACTCGCTAAATGA
- the LOC133800968 gene encoding uncharacterized protein LOC133800968 isoform X3 — protein MLMLNNFTIVEPLTQELVSISHNDSASMSSNLTSLLKFVSPWDNDYHKKINIPSHVFGYNTIATLFKNDVTQFCNMDKIGQSPMILYLRLLDDILHINGLDHLYAFQHPSEVSVGHENKRAQALKDRFIQMGKKQFLICPWNNNAFTLYDMEKGKRVISLKYYSPKCRQQPKTTECGIYCMKYARDLISQQRTRAYLSNNFNSDLPYTNAKLNEVQEEWTKYILPQLAK, from the exons ATGTTAATGCTTAATAATTTCACTATTGTAGAGCCATTGACACAGGAGCTAGTGTCAATCTCTCACAATGATTCGGCATCTATGTCAAGCAATTTGACCTCTTTATTGAAGTTTGTATCACCATGGGATAATGACTACCACAAGAAGATTAATATCCCATCGCATGTTTTTGGATACAACACGATTGCTACGCTTTTCAAGAATGATGTGACGCAATTTTGCAACATGGACAAGATTGGGCAAAGTCCAATGATATTGTATTTGAG GTTGCTGGATGATATACTACATATCAATGGGTTGGATCATTTGTACGCATTTCAGCATCCAAGTGAAGTTAGTGTAGGTCATGAGAATAAGCGTGCCCAAGCACTTAAAGATCGATTCATTCAAATGGGCAAGAAGCAGTTCCTTATTTGTCCCTGGAATAACAA TGCTTTCACGCTATATGATATGGAAAAAGGAAAAAGAGTTATAAGTCTAAAGTATTATAGTCCAAAA TGCCGACAACAACCAAAAACCACAGAGTGCGGTATCTACTGCATGAAGTATGCTAGGGATCTCATTTCACAACAAAGAACCAGAGCATATCTATCGAATAAT TTCAATTCAGATTTACCATATACTAACGCTAAACTTAATGAAGTTCAAGAAGAGTGGACAAAATATATTCTACCGCAACTCGCTAAATGA